A section of the Suncus etruscus isolate mSunEtr1 chromosome X, mSunEtr1.pri.cur, whole genome shotgun sequence genome encodes:
- the CHST7 gene encoding carbohydrate sulfotransferase 7, whose translation MKGWRRRRREYCKFALLLVIYTLVLLLIPSLMDGGRDSDKIIGHCPGLQRSLGVWSLEAAAAGEREQGAQARPAAEGGASQSPGIPGNLSSAVGEAVPQDKQHIYVHATWRTGSSFLGELFNQHPDVFYLYEPMWHLWQALYPGDAESLQGALRDMLRSLFRCDFSVLRLYAPPGDPAARDPDSVNLTTATLFRWRTNKVICSPPLCPRAPRARSEVGLIDDTTCERSCPPVALRALEAECRKYPVVVIKDVRLLDLGVLVPLLRDPGLNLKVVQLFRDPRAVHNSRLKSKKGLLRESIQVLRARLRGDHFHRVLLAHGVGARPGGPSLSIPAAPRADFFLTGALEVICEAWLRDLLFTRGAPAWLQRRYMRLRYEDLVRQPITQLSRLLGFAGLRAMAALDAFMINMTRGTAYGADRPFHLSARDALEAVHAWRERLSREQVHHVEMACAPAMRLLAYPISGEEGHSEAPRVQETPLETEAKGAT comes from the coding sequence ATGAAGGGATGGCGGCGGCGGCGCAGAGAGTACTGCAAGTTCGCGCTCCTGTTGGTGATCTACACGTTGGTGCTGCTGCTTATACCTTCCTTGATGGACGGCGGCAGAGATTCGGACAAGATCATAGGGCATTGCCCTGGCCTGCAGCGCAGCCTTGGAGTGTGGAGCCTGGAAGCGGCGGCAGCGGGCGAACGTGAGCAGGGTGCTCAGGCGCGTCCCGCTGCAGAGGGGGGCGCAAGCCAGTCTCCCGGGATACCAGGTAACCTTAGCAGTGCGGTCGGGGAGGCTGTGCCCCAAGATAAACAGCACATCTACGTGCACGCCACCTGGCGCACGGGTTCATCATTCCTGGGTGAGCTTTTTAATCAGCACCCGGACGTTTTCTACTTATACGAACCCATGTGGCATCTCTGGCAAGCACTGTATCCGGGTGATGCTGAGAGCCTGCAGGGCGCGCTGCGCGACATGCTGCGTTCCCTCTTCCGTTGCGACTTCTCTGTGCTGAGACTGTACGCGCCGCCAGGGGACCCAGCTGCGAGGGATCCAGACTCAGTCAATCTCACCACGGCCACTCTCTTTCGCTGGCGGACCAACAAGGTTATCTGCTCACCACCACTGTGTCCCAGAGCTCCCCGTGCCCGCTCCGAAGTGGGTCTAATAGACGATACCACTTGCGAGCGCAGCTGTCCACCAGTGGCGCTCCGTGCCCTGGAGGCTGAGTGCCGTAAGTACCCGGTGGTGGTCATCAAGGATGTTCGCCTTCTTGACCTGGGTGTGCTGGTACCTCTGCTGCGTGACCCTGGCCTCAACCTGAAAGTAGTGCAGCTTTTCCGCGACCCGAGGGCCGTGCACAACTCGCGCCTGAAGTCCAAGAAGGGGCTGCTGCGAGAGAGCATCCAAGTGCTGCGTGCCCGCCTGAGGGGCGACCATTTTCACCGCGTGTTGCTAGCACACGGTGTGGGAGCTCGCCCGGGTGGCCCTTCACTCTCGATACCCGCGGCGCCACGAGCGGATTTCTTCTTAACCGGCGCGCTCGAGGTGATCTGCGAAGCTTGGCTGAGAGACCTGCTGTTCACGCGTGGCGCACCCGCCTGGCTCCAGCGCCGTTATATGAGACTGCGCTATGAGGATCTGGTAAGACAGCCCATCACGCAGCTGAGTCGCCTGCTAGGCTTTGCCGGGCTGCGTGCGATGGCTGCGCTCGACGCTTTTATGATTAACATGACTCGAGGCACAGCTTATGGGGCTGACCGACCCTTCCACTTGTCAGCACGAGACGCCCTCGAGGCTGTGCATGCCTGGCGTGAGCGCCTGAGCCGGGAGCAGGTGCACCATGTGGAAATGGCCTGTGCTCCAGCCATGCGTCTACTCGCCTACCCTATCAGTGGAGAAGAGGGCCACTCCGAGGCGCCCAGGGTCCAGGAAACCCCACTGGAGACTGAGGCTAAAGGTGCCACGTAG